The DNA region GCCCTAGATAGCTTTCAGGGttatcgactgaccccacaaatcaacactggtcttttcagcatgctttTTCCTCACTCACATGCTTTCTGGGAAACTTCCTaaaaggtcacccatccaaatactacttCAAGTCAATCACACTTAACTATGAAGTTCTTATTGGCATGTAACACCCGATGCCAGAGAGGGCGAAaagtggttacatgtaacacccAAGGGTGAGGGAGTGGTTGTTGGTGCACgatgcatgacaatgagacactcctagcatCTTCTAGGGAAAATCTGAATTCACATCGaaatgagagggatcctgaggttATGTAGGGAAGAtactgcatggttgaaggaaggcttataagTATTAATTGAGACCAtctataccaacaagatgcatcttaTTTTTGGTAGCCTAACCAATAAGAACTCTATAGGTAAGGGTGCTTGACTTGaagtagtattgggatgggtgaccttctaggaagttttccgaaaagcgtgtgagtgaggataaaacatgcTTAAAAGAtccgtgttggtttgtggggtcagtcggtaatcctgaaagcaatTTGGGGTGTTATATCTAACATTTGTGCCTCTTCCACGGATTCATCCATTCAACTTTGGCATCACCATCTTGCCCATAATCAAATCAGCAAATTATGTCCTCTAGTGTCTCAAGGTTATTTAGAACCTATCACTAACGAGTCTTCTTACACTACTTGTCAAACTGCTAAACCACCAGCGCTATCTTTTAAAAAAAGTACTTATATTTCAACTGCACCATTTGATCTTGTGCATTAAGATATATGGGGTCCTGCTCCCACACTTACTATGAGAGGTTCTCGATATTATGTTTTATTTATGATTATTCTTGATTTAATTGGATATACATGATTAAAAATCGACACAAGCTTCCTAAAATTTACATTAATTTttccaaaaaatttcaaacaCAATTTTCTAAAGCCATTAAATTTTTTCGACGAGATAATGCCATGGAATATCGTGACTCCAAAGTCTTATCTTTTCTTGGTGAGTAGGGTACCTATCTAAATTTTCTTGTCCAAATACatctcaacaaaattcatggGCTGAGAGAAAGCATTGTCACATTCTTGACTCAGTCTATGCCATGCATATCTCAACCTCTTGTCTAAGACACACTTGGGGTGAAGAAACTCTTACTACTCTCCATATTATGAATTGTCTCCCTTCTTTTGTCCTTATTAATGTATCCTTGTTTGATCATCTTTATCTTACTACATTAGATTACAAATCACCTAAGGTGTTTGTTATGCTTGTTTTGCTTTCATTCAGCCCCATGATTATACTAAACTTGAACCTCGTGCCAGTCTATGTTGTTTTGTTGGTTATTGAACTGAACACATTGGTTATAGATGTTGGGACTCAATATCTCAACACATTGCATCTCTCTCCATGTTATATTTTGGCAATATGTAATGTTCTCCTTCTTGTCAAAATTTACCTCAATTCTGTCCATTTCCACTCCTCTCTTTACTAACTCTGATATTGATTACTTTCATCGTCAGACATATACAAGTTCTAAGACATATGAAGGTTTTTCTAGTGAGCTTTCAATCCCTTACATGTTCCATCCATTTCTGGTGATGATGTTTCAGCTTTTATTCCTGCACCTCCTACCAATGAGCTTCCTTTGAGGGTAAGAATTCTCCTACCTATCTGTGTGATTACTATTTTTTGTACTATGCTTTGCCTTTATGAACCATTCTCTTATAAGGAATCCTCTACATATCCACATTGACAGCAAGATATGTAGGATGAGTTATAAGCATTGGAGAGAAGCCACACATGGGACCTTGTTAAACCTTCTTATGATAAACCTCTTAGAGGATGTAAATGGGTATATAGAATAAAGACTCATTCTGATGGATCTATTGAGCAATACCTAATTCGTCTAATGGAAAAAGGTTTCACTTAAGAGTATGTTATTAATTATGAAGAAACATTTGATCCTGGTGCATGCATCACATCTATTCGAATTCTTCTCGCCATTGCAATCACTTGAAAATGGGTACTTACGCAAATGGATGTCAAAAATGTCTTTCTCAACAGTGAGTTAGAAGAATCAGTGTATATGCGTCCTCCTCCAGGATACACCTTCTAGGAATATAAAGTGTGTCGTCTTCATAAGGTTCTCTATGGTCTTAAGTAAACACCTTAAACTTGGTTTGCTAAATTTCACAATACTATCACTCAGTTGGATTTCTCTTCCAATTCTCACGACTCTGCTCTTTTTACTCGAAAAACAAACAATGGTACTATTGTCTTGCTTCTTTATGTTGCTGATATGATTATCATTGGTGATGACTTTGTTGGAATTGAAGAGCTCAAGAAATTCTTATGTGAGCACTTTGAGATAAAGGATCTTGGGCCATTAAGTTACTTTCTAGGACTTTTAGTCTTATCTTCTAGGGATGGCTTATTTATCTCACAAGCTAAGTATGCTTCTGATATTGTTTCTCGAGCAGACCTCACTGATTGTAAAATTGAAAATACTCCTTTAGAACCCAATGTTCAATTTAGTCCTCAAGATGGTACTTTGCTCGACGATGCCTCTCTTTATCGAAAAACTCATAGGCAACTTGATTTACCTCACATTTATTAGACCAAATATATCATATGTTGTTCATTTGATTAGTCAACTCATGGCCTCTCCACATACCACACATTATGCTGTTAGCATCCAGATTATTCAATATATTAAGGGCACCATATTTTATGGTCTACACTACTCAGTTGCACCCTCGTTGATTCTTAGAGCCTACTATAATGCCAATTGGGATGGTGATCCTAGCGATCATCGATCCACCAGGTTTTTGTATTTTCCTAGGAGATTCTCTTATTTCATGCTAATATGACTTTAGAGATATTATGGCTTTATTGGATTTTTGCTGATTTAGAGACATCTCAACCTTCACTCATAAATCTTTATAAGATGATGTTTTATATGAGCGAACAAAAGATATTGAAATTAATCGTCACTTCATTCGTCAGCATTTTATCCGTGGTGAACTTTATTTACATCAATTGGCACTTTTTGACCAACCTACTGATTTGTTCACAAAACCTCATATCCTGACCGTTTTCGCACTTTAGTTTTCAAACTCGTGTTGTTTACAACTCCATCCATTTGAGGTTGACGAAATTTACAATATGTTATAATTCTCCCATTATTGTAATTTTTATTGTAATTATGTTAGATTTAATTAGACTTTATgtataattattttatttgtttatttgtttgcAATTCTCTATTATAAATATGAATTTCGGCTTATATTTGAGATATATAATGAATACACAAATATTTTATTCATATGTTTATGAGTTTCtaccaattttttaaaaatcgGATCGGAGATCAAACCGATAAGATATTCGATTTAAGATTCAATTGGTTAAACCGATTAAACATACTGTCGAaccgtttattaaataaactaataattTGAAACTAAATTTCATAGATATGTCTCACACAATCATATGTTCacaatttaaaataataaatatttcaaaatcCATTACAAACTTAATACAACAATATCAATCAATAGTACATATAATAACACAACATAGATGTGCACTTAATTTTAACTTTCATTTAAGAATAATTagaataaattaaaaaattataataaaataagtTAAACTAATTCATACAAACATTAAAATAATAGAAGTTAGtaactaaaataaaatttaaataatagAATACATAAGTTAAATAAGATAGAATTACAAAATAAACAATACAACATACTTAATTGAACTACATTAAACAAATTCGAGTTGAACGACGACAAACAAGTCATAATTGACAATGACAAACAATATTGACTTGAGCAACAACCAATATTAAATTGAACACTATAACTATGTTTGAAAGAGACGAcgtgatgatgatgaagtgtgattgaaaaaaaaattataaaagaGTGATAAAACTTAGAAGTTTATATGATTGTAAAAAAACAAGGAATTTTTTCGTGATTGAGGAATGTTTTAAAATTTGGTATTGACGTATTAAAcgttttcaatttttttatttaaaaaatgatcaATTTGATATATATTTTTGAACCAAACTGTTTTACAAAATCAACTCCGATTCTTTGGTTCGAACGATTTTGAACGATTTAATtcaattttttcaatttttacTTTAATTTTGACCAGACCGAATTCCACTCCGATTTTCGATCTAACCGATTGAAGTGTCTGATTAGGTCCAGTTTTAAAATTTGGTTTTTACATAGATAAAATATAATTTAGaacttttaatatttttttgtgatATAACACATGTAAGGAAAACAAGAGAGGGAAAAATAATGTAATTAAAGAGAAAATTTTAATTAAGAGAAGTAAACAAAAAATGATATATTATAAAGAGTTACCGATAAATAAATACGGATGGTAAAACGGAATTTATCTATTTGACATCTTTGTTTTGTCTATTTTTATCTATGAAGAGATCAAAATTTTAAGCTATACTCTCTAATATGCTTTCCGCCCACTCCATTTTTTTATGTAGACGCAAATTTTAATCTTattttttttgttgttgtaaTTTTTAGATTAAAGAGGTGCAGTACCTCCAGATCCTCCCCACCTCAGGCTCAATTTTTTTTACAGAGGAGATTAAAATTTAAGGTTGCGCATTCAACAACATCCGATATACTTCGTCCCACTCCATATTTTTACAGACTTGTGCAAAAACGAATATAAATCGGAATATGCCATTTTGTTGGATGATTATATTTTTTAATCAATTTTTGGAAGAGGATAAGTCCCACATTTTAGACTTTAGACAATGTGATAATGAAGCAATAACCAAATTAATCCTATGACATAACCCAGCTCAGCACTCATAATAACAACATTCACTTTCCTTCCAAAAATTACCCTCAAGACCAACATACAACTCCACAAAAACCACTTCCCTTCAAATTCTCCCCACCGTTAACTCCCCTTCCATTTATTCCTTCAAATTCAATCAAACTACAACACATCCGTTCCTTCCCTCTCCCAACCATAACAACCAACAACCAAAACAAAACCCTATTCCCATTTCCATCCAATTAATTCCCCCAACAAAATGAGAGAAATTTTACACATCCAGGGCGGACAATGCGGTAACCAGATCGGCGCCAAATTCTGGGAAGTAATTTGCGACGAGCACGGTATCGATCACACCGGAAAATATGACGGAGATTCCGAGCTCCAACTTGAGCGGATTAATGTCTATTACAACGAAGCCAGTGGCGGAAGATACGTTCCACGCGCCGTCCTCATGGATCTTGAACCTGGTACCATGGATTCCGTTAGATCCGGTCCGTTTGGGCAGATCTTCCGTCCAGATAATTTCGTGTTCGGTCAGTCTGGTGCCGGAAATAATTGGGCGAAAGGTCATTACACGGAAGGCGCCGAGCTTATAGATTCTGTCCTCGACGTTGTTCGCAAGGAAGCAGAGAATTGCGATTGCCTTCAAGGTAATTAATTAACCTGTTTATTTcattaattaactaattaaatgATTATGAAATTGTTAATGATTAATTTGCGATGTTGTTTGTGTTGCAGGATTTCAAGTGTGTCATTCTTTGGGAGGTGGCACGGGTTCCGGTATGGGAACGCTTTTGATTTCGAAGATTCGAGAAGAATATCCTGATCGGATGATGTTGACGTTTTCGGTGTTTCCTTCGCCTAAGGTGTCTGATACAGTTGTGGAACCGTATAATGCAACGCTTTCTGTTCATCAGCTTGTGGAgaatgcagatgaatgtatgGTGTTGGATAATGAGGCTCTCTATGATATTTGCTTCAGGACTTTGAAGCTTGCTACACCCACATGTAAATTTCTcaatttttgttttaattttgaTGTGATTGATTAGTGTTGGTTATTTTTTAAGGTCTATGATGTATGAGATGGATTGTGAATTCATTGTTTTATAGTTTAGATATAAAGATTAACTATGCGCCCCTAAAAAAGATATAAAGATTAACTTAATTGTTATAGATTAGAATGGTATGGTGGCTGATATAAAGATGGGTAGGATTGGAATAGATGCAAAAAGTTGGGTATGATCTGTTAGTTAAATATGGTACAACCTTGCTTCCTATGGACGTTAGATTCTTATATTTAAAGACACATTAAGAAAACTATAGGCAGAACTTGTCATTAAACTTGTTTTACAGTGGAAAGTTATAGGATTGTTTGATCGATGTAGTTAGCCTTACTTGTCTTAGAAAGATTTGGTTATTGATGTTGTAATGCGGCATATTCTGTATTGATTATTAACATTTTCCATAGAGGTAGCGGAAGATCAAAAAGAGTTAAAATCAATTTATTGAGAAGAATTTAGAGTTAAATGATTTATCATTATACATGATACATATAGCTGATTTTAATGAggaaatgttttttttttatgcaGTGCAGTTTGTTGTTAATGTTGTTCCCATTTTTGTGTTCTCTGCTGCTGCATATGTTGTTGTTATTATCATGAATCATGATTATCTGTGGCCgttctgttgttgttgttgttgttgtttgctACAGATAAATGTAGCATCAATTAGTAATTGATATATTGACATGCTTTTTCATTAAACTTTTAATTTGGATTAAATACAATTATATTGATGGGACCATAGGATGATTCAAGTGGGTTTAGGGTCCTTGTTCTTACTCATCACTGGTGGTTATTGTTGTTGAACTTCTGCAATCAATTTGGTTATCAAGTCACTTTCTTTAAATGAAGTGTATTTTACTTTATTTGCACTTTAGTTGGAAATTCAGTTATGAATTTAATTTTCTTGATTTTATTATTTCAGTTGGTGACCTTAACCATCTCATTTCCGCCACCATGAGTGGAGTTACTTGTTGTCTACGTTTCCCCGGACAATTGAACTCGGATCTTCGTAAGCTTGCTGTCAATCTCATTCCATTCCCGCGACTCCATTTCTTCATGGTTGGGTTTGCACCCTTGACATCAAGAGGATCCCAGCAGTATCGTGCTTTGACTGTACCTGAATTGACTCAGCAGATGTGGGATTCCAAGAACATGATGTGTGCTGCTGATCCACGCCATGGCCGTTATTTGACTGCATCAGCAATGTTCCGTGGTAAGATGAGCACAAAGGAAGTTGATGAGCAGATGATCAATGTGCAAAACAAGAACTCTTCTTACTTTGTCGAGTGGATACCTAACAATGTCAAGTCCAGCGTGTGTGATATCCCACCTAAGGGCCTTAAGATGGCATCTACATTCATCGGTAATTCAACTTCAATCCAGGAGATGTTCAGGAGAGTTAGTGAGCAGTTCACAGCTATGTTCAGGCGCAAGGCTTTCTTGCATTGGTACACTGGTGAGGGAATGGACGAAATGGAATTCACCGAGGCTGAGAGTAACATGAATGATCTGGTTGCTGAGTATCAGCAATACCAGGATGCAACTGCCGATGAAGAAGAGTATGGGGACGAGGAAGAAGAGGAGATTGGTGCTTAGGCAGCATCTCTATCATCTGTCAAAATTGTTTCAAATATCAATATATATACTTGGCTTTGAGCGAGTGGTATATGTTTAAATTCTGAAGCAGTCAAATTAGATTGACTCGTTAGTGTGTATGTTTGTATTAATTGTCATTGTCAAAACTGGGTTTTATTGACAATGCTTTTTTCTTGAGATGTTTGTAATGGGTAATGTTTATATGCATAAAAGTAAAATGATCTCGTTTGCTTTTTCAATGTGTTGATTATACATATTGCTTTGGAATGACACAAATGGTGATTTTTTCTCACAAATTATAACTTGACTATATATAAATTCAATTACAAATTCGTCAAGATTGATAGTTTTTCTAATTTTGTATAAGGATATGCATCTCAGAATCTCAGACGAATTATATTTAAGAAGGCCCATTTTTAGAGAAGATTCTTTGCGATCAATGTTATTAAAGATCATTGCTCTTTTCACCTTTAGGATCCCCACCACTGTGAAAATATTTAAATGTCCATATCTCCGAACACACTTTTTTAACATTCAATTGAGACGAAAATGGTGAGAAACTCTTATTCTATTAAAATTTaatccggagatgcatctccgtatgCCTCTCTTAATTCATTAGTTTGTGAGTTTCAAGAGTTGTTCTATCTCAGATTTTGGTCCTCTTATCGTCTTATTGTCTCGAACATGCACGTTGTATATTTGCTTGATATTTGAAATATTTAGAGGTCTTTTCGGTTTCAAAGGTGCGAGTATGTTTTTCGGTGCCACTATGTTTAATGTCATGTCTGAAACAAGTTTCCTCTCCTCCGAAACAAGGCGACATACAATAAGATGACCGGCTAGCTTGTCAATCAAGGAATGATTATGTATACTAGAAATGTCATTAAATTTTCATGTCTCATCCTCCGTACGATATCCACGCAATTTAACCTGACACTTACATTTTCTCGATCTTGTGTCATCCCGTTTCAACTTCCTAATCCTTGGTTGGTATATGCCATTTTTTTTTGCATATCATTGTTACAAATGCTTACATGTTATCCGAATTATTGTAGGGACCTTTAGATGACAACGCCAAATCCTAATTTTCCTGCCTCCCTACGGACCTATTGTAGCATATGTTCACGAACTATAAACACTTCTTTATTTGTATATTGTGCACGAACATCTACCTCGACAAAATCCGATCGAGCATCCGGTTTAATGTCATCATTCGCTTCATCTGGTTGAACACCATCATTTACTTCATCCAATTTAAAATCATGCTTCACATCGTCCGGTTTAACATCTACACTCACCATAGCTTTGAGAAACATACCCGGATGCACCATATCTATTACCACTAATAGCAAAAAAAGTAATGTTAAAAATCAAATTAACAGGACCATCAGGATATGCACACCCGAACCTCACAAAACTTTGTCCGGAGATACATATCCGGATTCAACGTCCATTTTTTAGCTCATAAACAAGATTAATACAGGTAATGAGGGGTGAAATGAATGAACTTTACCTCAAATTGCAATTTGTTTTGCTCCCTTTGATGTGATGAAATACAAAAATGATATTTTGGTGCTGAAAAGGTGATTGAGAATACAAAAAAACTTTTTTAAGGGTTTTAAAAATGAAGTGTTGTTTGAGTATGAAGGAGAAGATAGTGCAATGTGGTGTTTTATCCAATTTCCCGCTGGTCATTTTCAGATATGCATCTTCAAAAAATATCACAGAGTCATTCATTTAACTAGCTCAGTGAATTAAAACATAATAATCGAGTGCATGGGTTATTTCGGAGACACATCTCCGGATACACTCAAATATGATAAGGAGATGGATCTCTTggtacatcttagtagcaccgggatgaatactcaaactaATCTTATGACCTTCCTCAAGAGTTCTCTTCTTAAGATCTGTCACATCTGGCACACAGACTCTGTCTCTAAACATGATAACTACATTCTCATCAATTCTCAAATCGACATATTTACCTTGATTTTATCAACACCAACGGGTCAATCAAACTCAAGTCAACTTTTTAACCTTCTCCGATCTCTTCAAGAATACAACTAGTCAACTTCAGTATACCCAACTTCACATAGTCAGGAGTCGTCTTGCATACTAAACTAAGATCTCTGAAATGTTTAATCAAACCCACTTCTCTAACCATTAATGCCGACACATGCAAGGACATCCTGCTCAGTGCATCTGCTACCACATTGGCTTTACCATGATGGTAactcaaaccaaaatcataatccttcaaaaattcAAGTCATCTCCTCTGCCTTATATTTAACTCTTTCTtatcaaacaaatacttcaaactcttatgatcGCTGAACACTTCAAATCTAGATCCAAACAGATAGTGTCTCTAAACTTTAAGTACAAACACCACAACGGCCAACTCAAAATCATGGGTAGGATAtttcctctcatgaaccttcagcTGTCTCGAAGAACATGATACAACCTGACCTTTATGCATAAGCACACCACCTAAGTCCATCtttgaagcatcacaatacacaacaaaaGATTCATTTGGACTCGGCAAAATCAAAATTGACGCTGACATCCGTTTCTTCTTGAGCTCTTAAAAACTCTCTTCACACTGAATATCCCACACATAAGACTGACCTTTCTGAGTAGACTGAGTCAAGGGAAAAGCTAACTTCTAAAAGCCTTCTATAAACCTTCTATAGTAACCAACCAAGCCCATAAAACTTTTGATCTCTGTAATTGACTTCGAAGTCTCCCACTGCAACATGACGTCaattgtaacaccctaaaacccACACTCAAAATTATAAGAAATAAAACAATTATAAAGAACTATTTCACATAGGATGTCACACAATCTCCATAAACAATCTGCTCTATAACacttattaaaataaaacatttaaTTCAAAACACCTATCATCACATGCTCACATTTACTTAGGCTCATCACAACGAAATTACTCATTAAAAACAAGTACTCaatcaaataagttcaaatataacttttatttaaaattaaactcaATCTAGACAATATGACTTCAACATCAAAGCAACTAAAAACCAGGAGTTATAACATTTAATCTCACACCAATAACTCAGAATAAAACAAAACATAACGTTAGCCTGCCTAGTGTTA from Lathyrus oleraceus cultivar Zhongwan6 chromosome 1, CAAS_Psat_ZW6_1.0, whole genome shotgun sequence includes:
- the LOC127075113 gene encoding tubulin beta chain, producing the protein MREILHIQGGQCGNQIGAKFWEVICDEHGIDHTGKYDGDSELQLERINVYYNEASGGRYVPRAVLMDLEPGTMDSVRSGPFGQIFRPDNFVFGQSGAGNNWAKGHYTEGAELIDSVLDVVRKEAENCDCLQGFQVCHSLGGGTGSGMGTLLISKIREEYPDRMMLTFSVFPSPKVSDTVVEPYNATLSVHQLVENADECMVLDNEALYDICFRTLKLATPTFGDLNHLISATMSGVTCCLRFPGQLNSDLRKLAVNLIPFPRLHFFMVGFAPLTSRGSQQYRALTVPELTQQMWDSKNMMCAADPRHGRYLTASAMFRGKMSTKEVDEQMINVQNKNSSYFVEWIPNNVKSSVCDIPPKGLKMASTFIGNSTSIQEMFRRVSEQFTAMFRRKAFLHWYTGEGMDEMEFTEAESNMNDLVAEYQQYQDATADEEEYGDEEEEEIGA